GTCGGTCGTCACGAACATGGTCGGGAGGGAGGGCATCTGTTCGAACACGTAAGTGCGGACGATTTCCTCGCTCGGGAACGAGCCCGTGGCAAAATTGCGGCAGCGCAGCACCATCGTCGAGTTGATGGTCAAGGACTGCTGCATCACGGGAGAATTCGTGGTAGGTTCGGTACCGCCCTGTTCGCAGCGCGTGCCCGCGGGGAACGTCACCGTAACCGCAGAAGAATAGAATCCGGAAGGAGGAATGTTCACCTCGCCGGACTGAGCCTGTTCCGCGAACACCTCGCCCGCCGTATTGCCGTAGGGCGAAGGAGCGGCGAAGCCCCACTTGCCCGCATTGTCACGGGACCAGGAAGCACCCGTCGGAACCGAGGAATAGGACACGGAATCAAGAATAGCGTTGCTCTCGTTGACCAGGAAGAGCGCACCAGAATTTTCGGCCTTGAACGTCGTATGCGGTTCATGGCCGCGCTTGCGGGCAATGTACGAAGTCACCATGAGGGTAGTCGTCTCGCTGCCCTGGGTTTCCGTCGCGAACGTGGTCGCCGAAACCTGCGAAAGCTTGACTCCGCTGGCATTTTCACCGAGGCGCACGTAGTACACAGCAGAGGAATCGCCCGTACCGCGGAGGTTCTTGCCGCTCCAGTCGCTCATCGCGTCGCCTTCCTTGAAGTTCAGGCGAATCTTGTGGTTCTTGGTGATGAACCCGCGCACCACAAGCTGATCGGCGCTGCTGGGCTTCGAGTTCGACTTCACCACCACGCGGGAATATTCACCGCCCTGGGCCACCTTCATCACGGCGCCCACCACATTCTGGCCACCGTCGCTATAGCACAGGGAAGACCTTCCGGGCAAGTTCGTCACGTTATCCGTAGAACCAGTCGCAGCACCCGCACCGGCGCCAGCTCCGGCACCTGCACCGGCACCACCCCAGTTACCACCGCCAAAGTCTCCCATACCGCCGCCCCAATCGCCCATGCCGCCGCCCCAGTCACCCATGCCGGGGAAAGCGCCGAAACCGCCAGCAGAGGCTTCGGAACTGCAATCCGTACCGATCATGTTCACGGAATCGGAAGGCGCGACATAGTCGGCGTAGTTCTTGCCCGAAAGGAACACGATCATGTAGCTCTTGGCGGGAATAGTCGCATTGCCGAACACCCAGCGACGCGGGAACTTCGCATCGTTACTGAGCGCGACGCCCTTGAGGCTCACGGGAGCGTCCGACGTGTTGTAGAGTTCAACCCAGCCCGGGTCATTGCCGTCGTTATCCTTGAAGTTCGCGTTCTCGGGCGAGACTTCGGAGAAAATCACCGGGAAATTGCCAACATAGGTGAGCGGAGTATCGACAGGAACCATTCCCGGATCTTCACCGGGAAGCGGGCCCTCATGCGAGCCGTCATTCTTTTTCGAAGAAGAAGACTGCAACGTCTGCGAATACGGGACATCGCCGAGCGACGAGCTCGATCCCCCAAACAGGCCATCACTGCCAGGAATAACTGTTCCACTGCTAAAAGGTTCTTCCAAACCGCCTTCGGAGCCTCCCGGTTCAACGCCAGAATCTCCAGAACATGCGACCAAGCCACAAACGAGGCCGAAACCAGCCACTCCCAATATTGATATTTTCCTGATATTCATGCCTCAAAAATAAGCCAAAAAACACCTTATTTCAAGAAAAAACGCAATTTACATGGGGTTTCGGGTACAAAAAACGGAGGCCGGCCGGACCTTTCTGGCCAATACGGGACTATTCATCCCAAAAAAGGATATATTAGAAGCATGAAGGCCTCTTCTCTCCTGTTTTTTGCCCTAGCCTCCGCCTGCATGGCGTGGGCCGGGCCGCTGTTTATCGGTTATTACCCCGACTGGGGAAAATGGCACAAGCCCGCCTACACCGTCGACAAGGTTCCCTACGAAAAGCTCACGCACGTATTGTGGAGCTTTATCACCCCGGACACCGACGGTTCGCTCCGCGGAGATGCCGCCGAAGACCCGAGCGCGCTTGACGAAATGGTCTCGCTCGCCCATGCCACCGGCACCAAGGTCATCGTCTCGCTCGGCGGTGGCGGACAGAGCGAAAACTTCGTGCCCGTAGCATCGAACGACGCCCTTCGCGGCAAGTTTATCGCGAACCTCGTGCAGTTCGTCGCCGACCACAACCTGGACGGGCTCGACATGGACTGGGAATGGGAATACCATCCCGTGCCCGACGCGGACACAATCGCCTACAACAAATTGCTCACCGAGCTCCGCGCCGCCCTCCCTAAAAACAAGAGCCTTTCCGCTGCGCTCCCCTGCTCGCCCTATTACGGGAATTTCTTCACGCCCGAAGTCCTCGTCGCAAACCTCGACTGGTTCGGGTTCATGACCTACGACATCACCGGTGACTGGGATGACAAGGCCATGTTCGACTCGCCGCTTTACCCGCACGACGGCTACACCACCTGGTCGTGGGAAGAAACCCGCGACTACTGGAAAAAACGCGGTGTCCCCACCGAAAAGATGGTCTTCGGCATTCCCTCCTTCGGGTTCGAATTCAAGGGAGCCACGGGCCCCGGCACCGACTTCACCAAGGGAACCGCAAAGCAGGTCGCGTACAAGGACATCGTCGCGAACACCGAATGGGAATACCATTTCGACAGCGTCTCCGTGGAACCCTACGGCATATCTTCAACCGGTTATATAACCTTCGAGGACCCGCATTCTTCCGCCGTCAAGAGCCGCTGGGTCAAGGAAAACGGCTACGCGGGCATCATGGTCTGGGAAGTCTCGCACGACTACATCGAAGGAGTCGGGAACCCGATTCTCGACAGCATCGCCGTGGTTCTCCGCGACGGATCGACAAACGCAATTTCGCATCGCAGGAACCGAGCCGCACCGCCGCCGCGTCTGCAAAAAGAGCAAGGCAGGCAGGTAGACGCACTCGGGAAACGGGTGCTCGGCAAATCACCGACAATCCGGCTGAACGTCAAATAATTTTTATAGATTTGGTACAACTTAATCTTTTCAAATGGAGTGTGGTATGAAAAATTTGGCTCTAGCATGCACAGCGGCATCTGCGCTGGCGATTCTTGCGACAAGCTCGTTCGCGGCAGACCGTTCCGTCGCGCTCAGCAAAAGCATCGAATCGCTCGAACCCATGAAGGGAATCGTCTTCTGGCCCGACCAGGCGAAAGACCAGAAGGACCTGCAAAAAGCGATCTCGCTGGAATTTTCGTACTGCCTCCCCTGCGCTGTTGTCACGGGGGAACGCGGTGGTAAAATCAGCTACGACTGGAGCAGTTTCGAAAAGATGCTCGACGACATCAAGAGCCGCGGGCACCAGGCAATCGTGCGCTTCCGCATCGAATACCCGGGCGAAACCATCAAGAACGCTCCCAACTGCACCGAGAATGTAAAAGGCGCGACAGCCGTTCCCAACTACTTCATGACAAACAGCAACTATATGGAGACCTTCTCCGAGGATCCAGGCGGAGACGGGCCCACCTATTACGCCGACTGGAGCAGCACGGCACTCCAGTACTTCTACAAACAATTCTACGCCGACTTCGCCGCCAAATACGACAAGGACCCGCGTATCGCCTTCGTGCAGGCCGGTTTCGGACACTGGGCCGAATACCACATCTACGGCACCAAACTTCAACTCGGCACAAATTTCCCGACCAAAGACTACCAGACCGAATTCCTGACGCACCTCGACACGCTTTTCAAGGAAACTCCCTGGAGCATCTCGATTGACGCAGCAGACAAGGCCTATACGCCCATCGCCGGGAACAAGACCCTGCTCGCGCTCGGTTTCGGGGTATTCGACGATTCGTTCATGCACGAAAAGCACGACATTTCGCAGGGCGAAGGCGACAACGAAAAGAACTGGATTGCCCTCGACACTACCCGCTGGAAGACCTCGCCCGCCGGCGGTGAAATCAGCTACTACGAAGACAAGGACCAACACGAGTTCCTGAACCCCGCCGGACTCTACGGCGTCACCTGGGAAAAGGCCGCCGAAAAGTACCACATGACGTACGTAATCGGCAACGACGCGCCCGAAGGCAAGTACGCCACCAAGAGCCGCGTGTACGAGGCCAGTTCCTACGCCGGTTACAAGTTCCAGATTACGGGCTACACGGTCAACAAGGTCTCGGCCGCCGTTCGCGTGAAAAACATCGGCATCGCCCCGCTGTACCACAACGCCTACGTGACCGTGAAGGGCGTGCGCAGTTCGGCATCGCTCAAGGGTCTCCTGCCCGGCAAGGAAGCCACGTTCACCGTCTCGGGAATCGAAATCGGCGACAAGGAATCGCCAGAACCGACCATCACCGGTGACAAGTTGCTGGAAGGCGCGACCATACCCTACAAGGCAAGCTTAGACGGGAGCGAAAAGCCCATCGAAGGAACCGTGGAAGAAGGGACAACCGTTATCGGGAAGGGCCGCATTTCCGACACACGCAAC
This genomic stretch from Fibrobacter sp. harbors:
- a CDS encoding CotH kinase family protein, which gives rise to MNIRKISILGVAGFGLVCGLVACSGDSGVEPGGSEGGLEEPFSSGTVIPGSDGLFGGSSSSLGDVPYSQTLQSSSSKKNDGSHEGPLPGEDPGMVPVDTPLTYVGNFPVIFSEVSPENANFKDNDGNDPGWVELYNTSDAPVSLKGVALSNDAKFPRRWVFGNATIPAKSYMIVFLSGKNYADYVAPSDSVNMIGTDCSSEASAGGFGAFPGMGDWGGGMGDWGGGMGDFGGGNWGGAGAGAGAGAGAGAATGSTDNVTNLPGRSSLCYSDGGQNVVGAVMKVAQGGEYSRVVVKSNSKPSSADQLVVRGFITKNHKIRLNFKEGDAMSDWSGKNLRGTGDSSAVYYVRLGENASGVKLSQVSATTFATETQGSETTTLMVTSYIARKRGHEPHTTFKAENSGALFLVNESNAILDSVSYSSVPTGASWSRDNAGKWGFAAPSPYGNTAGEVFAEQAQSGEVNIPPSGFYSSAVTVTFPAGTRCEQGGTEPTTNSPVMQQSLTINSTMVLRCRNFATGSFPSEEIVRTYVFEQMPSLPTMFVTTDPLSMFSQDSGLYMTGNNAAMMDPKKGANFWSNRELPVYVELFEKGSPQKPAFAIKGDYKITGQYSRAKEKKSFAITLREEYGDKRLKYNLFPQYPELKKFKAFSLRNFGNNSGDDYVRDRLGTSMTEGLGVDYQRGRYVIVFYNGKYYGIHDLRERNNEYYYETKYGHDPNDIDLLATTASGSNEVAAGSAADYKAMIDWLQSNELSSDANYQKIADQIDVDNFMNYMSAEMFLNNSDWPHNNVKKWRVASQKSKWKWFLYDTDFGFGVSYNTQNGNVFSYVTNPNGTGNGMGMMMPGMQQGQQQSTSGSISEHTILMSRLLGNDGFKKAFMNRFCVLLSMNFSADRLLKRINDMQSEVEPEAARDAGFWNYNSSSMSNNLQTIKEFAQNRQQAIRSDMQQFFSVNEAVSVTLSAQGSGRILVHNLPLDQSPMTVDFYRGVPVTVTAEASSGAVFSGWSDGNTNATRTFNPGEITSLSANFR
- a CDS encoding glycoside hydrolase family 18 protein, producing the protein MKASSLLFFALASACMAWAGPLFIGYYPDWGKWHKPAYTVDKVPYEKLTHVLWSFITPDTDGSLRGDAAEDPSALDEMVSLAHATGTKVIVSLGGGGQSENFVPVASNDALRGKFIANLVQFVADHNLDGLDMDWEWEYHPVPDADTIAYNKLLTELRAALPKNKSLSAALPCSPYYGNFFTPEVLVANLDWFGFMTYDITGDWDDKAMFDSPLYPHDGYTTWSWEETRDYWKKRGVPTEKMVFGIPSFGFEFKGATGPGTDFTKGTAKQVAYKDIVANTEWEYHFDSVSVEPYGISSTGYITFEDPHSSAVKSRWVKENGYAGIMVWEVSHDYIEGVGNPILDSIAVVLRDGSTNAISHRRNRAAPPPRLQKEQGRQVDALGKRVLGKSPTIRLNVK